A DNA window from Meiothermus cerbereus DSM 11376 contains the following coding sequences:
- the pdxT gene encoding pyridoxal 5'-phosphate synthase glutaminase subunit PdxT, producing MGVKIGVLAIQGDFREHKQMLLALGAEVVEVRLPRHLEGLSGLIVPGGESTTIGMLAREYGLEDAVRERVQASSLAVWGTCAGAIWLAKQIPQYPNQPRLGCLDISIQRNGYGRQVDSFEADLQIKGFDKPFHAFFIRAPLILDAGEGVEVLAEHKGDPVLVRSGKLWASTFHPELTNDPRIHALFIEQAARQLT from the coding sequence ATGGGCGTGAAAATCGGAGTGCTGGCAATTCAAGGTGATTTTCGTGAACACAAGCAGATGCTGCTGGCCCTGGGGGCCGAGGTGGTGGAAGTGCGTCTTCCCAGGCACCTCGAGGGCCTATCTGGGCTGATTGTGCCTGGTGGAGAGTCAACCACCATCGGGATGCTGGCACGGGAGTATGGCCTCGAGGACGCGGTGCGCGAACGTGTCCAGGCCAGTAGCCTGGCCGTCTGGGGAACCTGTGCAGGGGCCATCTGGCTGGCCAAACAGATACCGCAGTACCCCAACCAGCCCCGCCTGGGCTGCCTGGATATTTCGATTCAGCGCAATGGCTATGGCCGCCAGGTGGATAGCTTCGAAGCCGACCTGCAGATCAAGGGCTTCGATAAACCCTTCCATGCCTTTTTTATCCGGGCCCCGCTGATTCTGGATGCGGGTGAAGGGGTGGAGGTTCTGGCAGAGCATAAGGGCGACCCGGTGCTGGTGCGGTCTGGGAAGCTCTGGGCGAGCACCTTCCACCCCGAGTTGACCAATGACCCACGTATTCATGCGCTGTTTATTGAGCAGGCTGCACGTCAGCTTACGTGA
- the smpB gene encoding SsrA-binding protein SmpB: MAGLENRKARHDYEILETFEAGLALKGTEVKSIRAGQVDFTGTFARFQNGELFLENLYIAPYEKGGYTNHDPRRLRKLLLHRHELDKLKARVEQKGLTLVPLKIYFNERGKAKLLLALARGKRAYQKKAEDKKQAVRRALESW, encoded by the coding sequence ATGGCTGGACTCGAGAACCGCAAAGCACGCCACGACTACGAAATCCTGGAGACCTTCGAGGCCGGCCTGGCGCTCAAAGGCACCGAGGTCAAGTCCATCCGGGCTGGCCAGGTAGACTTTACCGGCACTTTTGCACGGTTTCAAAACGGGGAGCTGTTCCTCGAAAACCTCTACATTGCTCCATACGAGAAGGGTGGTTACACCAACCACGACCCGCGTCGGCTGCGTAAGCTGCTGCTGCACAGGCACGAGCTCGACAAGCTAAAGGCCCGTGTTGAGCAGAAGGGCCTCACCCTGGTACCGCTTAAAATCTATTTCAACGAGCGAGGAAAAGCCAAACTGCTGCTGGCGCTGGCTCGAGGTAAACGGGCCTACCAGAAAAAAGCCGAGGATAAAAAGCAGGCTGTCCGGCGGGCGCTGGAGAGCTGGTAG
- a CDS encoding N-acetylmuramoyl-L-alanine amidase family protein, giving the protein MTVLLGLTWAQYESRLLVGQQESQAIYPAGGTVAYGPARFIAEALGLGYLEASGKVYLSLGSRVAAFPISSQGAEAVRLLNAYSAQGGLWVPVRELARVLDLYYRSDYGAPVLALRPARLLEVQRTTAGSSERYILRFNRDVQARLLANNPPRLALIGVTEVPDAPPDSPISFSKENWGSEIYLPQGSGTPRLLFLPRQVIVERGPSTRLPRVVLDPGHGGGDAGVVVGSLREKDLVLMVVQQLQKQLQGRIEVVLTRSADRAVPLLARAQYASTAQVFISLHAAPGSRVTVFSHPEIQTLRLLEKGRELSARSPAAQRAILERFVAPPGSAARIAQVISQGFASAGIVANTSQDAMYVLSMAGGAAVLLEVGFEQLRTPENRAQVAAVLAGAVRDYLGLPATSGGARP; this is encoded by the coding sequence TTGACGGTATTGCTTGGCCTTACCTGGGCCCAGTACGAGAGTCGCTTACTGGTAGGCCAGCAGGAGAGCCAGGCCATCTACCCGGCAGGCGGTACGGTAGCCTACGGCCCGGCCAGGTTTATCGCGGAGGCCCTGGGACTTGGTTACCTCGAGGCCTCCGGCAAGGTTTACCTGAGCCTGGGCAGCCGGGTGGCCGCTTTCCCCATCAGCAGCCAGGGCGCCGAGGCGGTTCGGCTGCTCAATGCTTACAGCGCTCAGGGCGGCCTGTGGGTGCCGGTGCGGGAACTTGCGCGGGTGCTCGACCTGTACTACCGCAGCGACTACGGCGCTCCGGTGCTGGCGTTGCGTCCGGCCCGCTTGCTGGAAGTACAGCGGACCACCGCGGGCTCGAGCGAACGCTACATCCTTCGCTTTAATCGGGACGTGCAGGCGCGGCTTCTGGCCAACAACCCACCCCGCCTGGCCCTGATTGGGGTTACAGAAGTGCCAGATGCACCGCCCGATTCCCCCATTAGCTTTAGCAAAGAAAACTGGGGCAGTGAAATTTACCTGCCCCAGGGTAGCGGCACACCACGCCTACTGTTTCTTCCCCGGCAGGTGATTGTAGAGCGAGGCCCTTCGACAAGGCTGCCGCGCGTGGTGCTCGATCCTGGCCACGGGGGTGGCGATGCTGGGGTGGTGGTGGGCAGCCTGCGGGAGAAGGATCTGGTGCTGATGGTGGTTCAGCAACTGCAAAAACAGCTTCAGGGAAGGATCGAGGTGGTTCTGACCCGTAGCGCCGACCGTGCTGTACCGCTATTGGCTCGAGCCCAGTACGCCTCTACTGCCCAGGTGTTTATCAGCCTGCACGCGGCTCCTGGCAGCCGGGTTACGGTGTTTAGCCACCCCGAGATTCAAACCCTGCGCCTGCTGGAAAAAGGGCGCGAGCTTTCGGCCCGCAGCCCCGCCGCCCAACGGGCCATTCTGGAACGTTTTGTAGCGCCCCCTGGCTCGGCAGCTCGAATTGCTCAGGTAATTTCGCAGGGCTTTGCTTCTGCCGGAATTGTAGCCAACACCAGCCAGGATGCCATGTACGTACTCTCGATGGCGGGGGGTGCGGCAGTTTTGCTTGAAGTGGGCTTTGAGCAACTGCGCACCCCAGAGAACCGCGCCCAGGTGGCGGCTGTACTGGCCGGGGCGGTGCGTGATTATCTGGGCCTACCTGCCACCAGCGGAGGTGCCAGACCATGA
- a CDS encoding GerMN domain-containing protein, giving the protein MKRVLTPVNVLGLLVLLLGSWALWAVQDDSGSKSLNLPSDLDNQGPRTIRLHFAKDTEDGLVVEERTIQVAEGEYTLGRALEELVRGPQIPGAAPLVPAGTPAPTVFLRESTALVDLPAAYGRLGYGTAGETALIYGMANTLLEFKEVELVRFLLEGKEVESLGHLSLLDPFRRAGQ; this is encoded by the coding sequence ATGAAGCGAGTCCTGACGCCAGTCAATGTGCTGGGTTTGCTGGTACTGCTGCTGGGGAGCTGGGCTTTGTGGGCCGTGCAGGACGACAGCGGCTCAAAGTCGCTCAACCTGCCCTCAGACCTCGACAACCAGGGCCCACGTACCATTCGACTGCACTTCGCCAAAGACACCGAGGACGGCCTGGTGGTCGAAGAGCGCACCATTCAGGTAGCTGAGGGTGAGTACACCCTAGGGCGGGCGCTGGAAGAACTAGTGCGGGGGCCCCAGATTCCGGGGGCTGCACCGCTGGTTCCGGCAGGCACGCCGGCCCCTACGGTTTTCTTGCGGGAAAGCACAGCTTTGGTAGACTTACCGGCGGCCTATGGGCGGCTGGGCTATGGTACGGCGGGCGAGACTGCCCTGATTTATGGCATGGCCAATACCCTGCTGGAGTTCAAGGAAGTCGAGCTGGTTCGGTTTTTGCTGGAGGGTAAAGAAGTCGAAAGCCTCGGGCACCTCTCGCTGCTGGATCCATTCAGGCGGGCAGGCCAGTAA
- a CDS encoding AAA family ATPase, translating to MKIERLILQGFKSFGERTSLEFGSGIYGIVGPNGSGKSNLVEALRWVVGARARELRGEEALALLFHGSDGKAPLGFAEVGLELGGNGKRVSLSRRLERDGSSEVRLNNARSTLRQIEHALMGTGLSRSGYAIVGQGEVGQILQAGPEVLLSYLEEAAGLRAVTQASRTAHERLQSAALELQAQTQELAKRKALVVEKAQQAEAARKAASLAGRSLVLRRSVIAARIREADLEAKNAQQKAQALEGERAEVAQRLSELERAKAQALEALESAHNAHSEALRQAEALSGELRLAAQEQASLEGLLRRLAGDIGEGEARLTRLRALPEPRIPAEAEPTAEVLHNQQLRLKELQAAIQTEESRLGLAQKAYERYLKAQATYEAQKLAYEQMLAQKSALEADRARLEEELTVIRAQLAAAQARERELRASLNELVKQEGQASSEARAARAEAQRLEALLRSGSDLAEGPRRARESGIPGLMGVVADLLQVPAGLELAIEVAMGARMQWVLCESEQAAQAAVKHLKQHGGRATFLPRTLLRPPRTSRNWSTEAGVVGLARQLVQLPLCPEALPTLLGETLVMESLEAALALVRKHPDHPRMVTLDGELLETSGAITGGRLQKGGQMLALRRRFQETQAEALHLEAEAQALRAQAEQLRAGLAGLGLAQLQRRQTELDSELKAIGSGLARLAHSPMPQAPEPVEPPQPGHLQALQREREALAAQLAAQREIAARWQRYREDLERYAAAQKDIGDLEARLHELRKEQAELGQRLSALQSRKAELELARSSLNLAQLERQLQAARERTRALAEEETRLIARTNALLADLEALHLTQARREATIETLQQELSELPPGPVEEGSSRSLARALSETEAALETLGPINHLAEQEYALLSEDIARLEVALRESEVAVRKLEAELHLVESEYRERMEQVYQVFKEKFSHYASALLDAEVELKRSQQGLELILKPAGKRTVNLNLLSMGERTMGALAFLFALSEVGEEGGLPIAVLDEVDAPLDEANIQRFCRFLQHFKGQTQFILVTHQKRTMEACDALYGVTTEKGLSRVYSIKRDEALA from the coding sequence ATGAAGATTGAACGGCTGATTTTGCAAGGTTTTAAATCGTTTGGCGAGCGTACCAGCCTCGAGTTTGGTTCCGGTATCTACGGCATTGTGGGGCCCAATGGCTCGGGTAAGAGCAACTTGGTCGAGGCCCTGCGCTGGGTGGTGGGGGCCAGGGCCAGAGAACTGCGGGGAGAGGAGGCCTTAGCGCTTCTGTTCCACGGTTCGGATGGCAAAGCCCCACTGGGGTTTGCAGAAGTCGGACTGGAGCTAGGGGGCAACGGTAAACGGGTTAGCCTGAGCCGACGCCTCGAGCGCGATGGCAGCAGCGAGGTGCGGCTCAACAACGCACGCAGCACCCTGCGCCAGATTGAACACGCCCTGATGGGAACAGGGCTTTCGCGCAGCGGGTATGCCATTGTGGGGCAGGGCGAGGTGGGGCAAATTTTGCAGGCCGGGCCTGAGGTGCTGCTTTCGTACCTGGAGGAGGCCGCGGGGCTGCGGGCCGTGACCCAGGCCAGCAGAACCGCGCACGAGCGACTGCAAAGCGCAGCCCTCGAGCTTCAGGCACAAACCCAGGAGCTTGCCAAACGAAAAGCCCTGGTCGTGGAAAAAGCCCAGCAGGCCGAGGCCGCCCGCAAAGCAGCCTCGCTGGCAGGGCGCAGCCTGGTGTTGCGCCGCAGTGTGATTGCGGCGCGCATTCGTGAGGCCGACCTGGAGGCCAAAAACGCGCAGCAAAAAGCCCAGGCCCTGGAGGGCGAACGGGCCGAAGTCGCCCAGCGTCTGAGCGAGCTCGAGCGCGCGAAAGCCCAGGCCCTCGAGGCCCTGGAGTCTGCACACAACGCCCACAGCGAGGCCTTGCGGCAGGCCGAAGCCCTGAGCGGTGAGCTGCGGCTGGCAGCGCAGGAGCAGGCATCGCTGGAGGGGCTGTTGCGCCGCTTGGCTGGCGACATCGGGGAAGGCGAGGCCCGCCTGACCCGTTTGCGTGCTTTGCCAGAGCCGAGGATCCCTGCTGAGGCGGAACCCACCGCCGAGGTGCTGCATAACCAGCAGTTGCGCCTCAAGGAACTGCAGGCTGCCATTCAGACCGAGGAAAGTCGGCTTGGTTTGGCGCAAAAGGCCTATGAGCGTTACCTGAAGGCCCAGGCCACCTACGAAGCGCAAAAGCTGGCCTATGAACAGATGCTGGCGCAAAAATCGGCCCTGGAAGCCGATCGGGCCCGGCTCGAGGAAGAACTAACGGTCATACGCGCACAGCTGGCCGCGGCCCAGGCCCGTGAGCGCGAGCTACGGGCAAGCCTGAACGAACTGGTCAAGCAGGAGGGTCAGGCCAGCAGCGAGGCCCGGGCTGCCCGCGCTGAAGCCCAGCGCCTCGAGGCCCTGTTGCGCTCCGGCTCCGACCTGGCCGAAGGCCCCAGGCGGGCCCGTGAGTCGGGCATTCCCGGCTTGATGGGGGTTGTGGCCGACCTGCTCCAGGTTCCAGCAGGCCTGGAGCTGGCCATCGAGGTCGCCATGGGGGCCCGCATGCAGTGGGTGCTGTGCGAGAGTGAACAGGCGGCCCAGGCGGCGGTCAAGCACCTCAAGCAACATGGTGGTCGGGCCACCTTTTTGCCCCGCACTTTGCTCAGGCCGCCTAGAACATCGCGCAACTGGAGCACAGAGGCCGGGGTGGTGGGGTTGGCCCGCCAGCTGGTGCAACTACCCCTGTGCCCCGAGGCCCTGCCCACCCTGCTGGGTGAGACCCTGGTGATGGAGAGCCTCGAGGCCGCCTTAGCCCTGGTTCGCAAGCACCCCGACCACCCCCGCATGGTAACCCTGGATGGCGAGCTGCTGGAAACCAGCGGAGCCATCACGGGGGGACGCTTGCAAAAAGGTGGGCAGATGCTGGCTTTGCGCCGGCGTTTTCAGGAGACCCAGGCCGAAGCCCTGCACCTCGAGGCCGAAGCCCAGGCCCTGCGCGCCCAGGCCGAGCAGCTGCGGGCCGGGCTGGCCGGGCTGGGTCTGGCTCAGCTCCAGCGCCGCCAGACCGAGCTGGACTCCGAACTCAAGGCCATAGGCTCCGGGCTCGCTCGCCTGGCCCATAGCCCCATGCCTCAGGCCCCAGAGCCAGTCGAACCTCCACAACCCGGCCATCTCCAAGCCCTGCAGCGCGAACGTGAGGCCCTTGCTGCCCAGCTGGCCGCCCAGCGTGAGATAGCTGCTCGCTGGCAACGCTACCGTGAAGACCTGGAACGTTATGCTGCGGCGCAAAAGGATATTGGCGACCTCGAGGCCCGCCTGCATGAGCTGCGGAAAGAGCAAGCCGAGTTGGGGCAGAGGCTTTCCGCCCTGCAGTCGCGCAAGGCGGAGCTCGAGCTGGCCCGTAGCAGCCTGAATCTGGCGCAGCTGGAAAGGCAGCTACAGGCGGCCCGGGAACGTACCCGTGCGCTTGCTGAGGAAGAAACCCGCCTCATCGCCCGCACCAACGCACTTCTGGCCGACCTCGAGGCTCTGCACCTGACCCAGGCCCGGCGCGAGGCTACCATCGAGACCCTGCAGCAAGAGCTGTCCGAGCTACCCCCTGGCCCGGTAGAGGAGGGCTCATCGCGCAGCCTGGCCCGGGCCCTCTCCGAAACCGAGGCTGCCCTGGAGACCCTGGGCCCCATCAACCATCTGGCCGAGCAGGAGTACGCCCTCCTGAGCGAAGACATCGCCCGGCTCGAGGTGGCGCTGCGGGAGTCCGAGGTAGCGGTACGAAAGCTCGAGGCCGAGTTACACCTGGTGGAGTCGGAGTACCGGGAACGAATGGAGCAGGTCTATCAGGTGTTCAAAGAGAAGTTTTCCCACTACGCCAGCGCCTTGCTGGATGCAGAAGTAGAGCTAAAGCGTTCCCAACAGGGCCTCGAGCTGATTCTCAAGCCCGCCGGTAAGCGCACGGTTAACCTCAACCTGCTCTCGATGGGTGAACGCACCATGGGTGCGCTGGCTTTTTTGTTTGCCCTTTCCGAAGTAGGGGAGGAGGGCGGTCTTCCCATAGCCGTACTGGATGAAGTAGACGCACCCCTGGACGAAGCCAACATTCAGCGCTTTTGCCGCTTTTTGCAGCATTTTAAAGGCCAGACTCAGTTTATCCTGGTGACCCACCAGAAGCGCACCATGGAGGCCTGCGATGCCCTATATGGTGTAACCACCGAGAAGGGCCTGAGCCGGGTCTACAGCATCAAGCGTGACGAGGCGCTGGCTTGA